From the Candidatus Dependentiae bacterium genome, one window contains:
- the hslV gene encoding ATP-dependent protease subunit HslV: MSNNRSSSYETTILSVRKGNEVVIAGDGQVTIGNLLYKSNVSKVRRLGKGDVVAGFSGSITDALILFDQLEDKLKKNPHQLISICVDLAMDWHKNPILPHLDVMMAVVNKTHSLVLTGSGDILEPEDGLIS, translated from the coding sequence ATGAGCAACAATCGATCTTCTTCTTATGAAACAACCATTTTATCCGTCCGTAAAGGAAATGAGGTTGTCATCGCTGGTGATGGTCAAGTTACCATAGGGAACTTGCTTTACAAATCCAATGTAAGCAAAGTACGACGCCTTGGTAAAGGTGATGTGGTTGCAGGCTTTTCAGGATCCATCACTGATGCTCTTATCCTTTTTGATCAACTTGAAGATAAGCTTAAGAAAAATCCGCATCAATTAATTAGTATTTGTGTAGATCTGGCCATGGATTGGCACAAAAACCCCATCCTTCCGCATCTTGATGTCATGATGGCGGTTGTAAACAAAACACATTCTCTTGTTCTCACAGGAAGTGGCGATATTTTAGAGCCTGAGGATGGGCTCATCAGC